The Candidatus Hydrogenisulfobacillus filiaventi sequence TGCCTTCACCTGGCAGACCCTCCCTTCCCTCTTGCCGCCAGTATATTGACGGCCCCGGCGGCCTATGCCCGGCCCTCCGGGCGGGGAGCGGCTCCCCGCCCGCAGAACCCGGGGCCGGAGGGGACGGGTCCCCGGTTACCCCTTGCTCCGGGAGGCGGTGGAGGAGCCCGTGATGGTGACATGGCTCTGCTGACGGATGCGGGCGACAAACGCATTGTAGGCGTTATCGCGGGCCGTTTGCGTGAGCTGCTGCTCCACCTGCGCCTCAACCGCATTCAACGGCATGACCTGCCCCGCCCTGACGGCTTGAACTTCGATGATATGGTAGCCATATCTGGTATGGGCTATACCGTACTGGCCCGGCTGGAGCTGGTCCATCACCTCGTAGAAGTGGGGCACCAGGCCCGACTGCGGGCCCCGCAGCACCCAGCCTAGCTCCCCCCCGTGCACAGCACTGGCCTTGTCCAGGGAGTAGCGCCGGGCCAGCGCCGAAAAGCTGGCCCCGTGCCGGATCTGGTTCAGGAGTTTCTCGGCCTCAGCCTTGGTCTTGACCAGGATGTGGCGGACCTCGATTTCCGGCGGCTGTATGAATTGCCCGGGATGCTGGTGGTAGTAGGCGGCGGCCTGGGCGGCGGTGGCCGCCGGCACCGGGGCCGTGACGCGGTTGTAGACCTCCTGGACGATGATCTGCTGGGTGACGTATTGCCGGAAGGCCGCCGGGCTGAGATGGAAGCGGGCCAGGGAGGCCTTGAGGGCCTTAGCCCCGCCCAGCCCGGGCGCGATATCCTGGTTGAGCACCTGCTCCGCCTGCCGGCTGGCGGCGGCTTCGGTGGTCCAATGATGGGCCAGGGCCCACTGCGTCACCAGGTCGTCCTGCACCAGATCCTGCACCCCCGCCTGCTGGACCTGGGCAGTGACCTGGATAGGGGTTCCCTGCAGCACCTCGGTGGCCGCCAGGAAGGTGTGCCAGTCGGCGGCGGTGACCGGCCGCCCGTTTACCACCGCCAGCGGCCGGGCCGCCGCCGACGGGGCGTGCCCGCACCCGGCCAGAAGACCGGCTCCCGCCGTCAGGGCCGCCAGCCAGCCGACGGCACGCCGTCCCCGCCCGGACCGCCTGCCCGCGCGTTTATCCTTGTGATAGGGCACCCGCCCACACTCCTTTCAGGATATCCAATGCCGTTTCGGCCACGTCCGCCGCTTCCCCGGGGCGCGCCGGCCGGCTGAGCCGGATGGCCAGCTCCGCCTGATCGGCCCGGCCCGGCAGCAGCCGGCCGCTGAAAACCTGACCCAGCTGGCGCAAGGCGTCGGGCTGCAGCGGGGACTGGGGGGTGGCCTTCAGCACCACCCGGTCCGGCCGTTCGCTCACCGCTGCCAGCCGCAACGCCCGCGCCAGCGTGCGGATGCGGGCCACCTGCAGCAGGCGGTGCGCCGGCGGCGGGAGGGGCCCGTAGCGGTCGGCCAGCTCCGCCGCCACCTGATCCACCTCCTCCGGGGTCTGCAGCTGGGCCAGGCGCTTGTACCACCCGATCTTCTGCCCCACCTCCGGGATATACCCTTCGGGCAGGTAGGCCTCCACGGTCAGGTCGAGCTGCGGATCCGGCACCGGGGCGGGGGCCGCCTCCCCCTTGAGCTCCCGCACCGCCTCCGCCAGCAGCTCGGTGTAGAGGTCAAAGCCCACCGCCGCGATATGGCCATGCTGCTCCGCCCCCAAGAGGTTGCCGGCACCCCGGATCTCAAGGTCCCGCAGGGCAATCTGATACCCGGACCCCAGTTCGGTGAACTCGCGGATGGTCTCCAGCCGCCGCTGGGCGGCGGGGGTGAGCACCCGTTCCGGCCGGTAGGTGAAGAAGGCGTACGCCAGCCGCGCCGAACGCCCCACCCGCCCGCGCAGCTGGTAGAGCTGCGCCAGCCCCAGCTGATCAGCGTCCTCCACGATCAAGGTGTTGGCGTTGGGGATGTCCAGGCCGGACTCGATGATGGCGGTAGCCACCAGCACGTCGTATTCGTGGGCCACAAACCGTGCCATCACCTCCTCCATCTGGTCCTCCCCCACCTGGCCGTGCACCACCCCGATGCGCAGGCCGGGCAGCAGGCGCTCCAGGCGCGCCACGATGCGGTCGATGGCATGGATGCGGTTGTGGACGTAGAACACCTGCCCGCCGCGGTCCACCTCCCGCCGGATGGCCTCCCGCACCACCTCGTCCTGGTAGGGCAGCACCACCGTTTCCACCGGCAGACGGTCCTCGGGCGGGGTTTCGATTACGCTCATATCCCGGATGCCGACCAGGGCCATATGCAGGGTGCGGGGGATGGGGGTGGCGCTCAGGGTCAGCACGTCCACGTTAGCCTTCAAGGCCTTGATGCGCTCCTTGTGCGCCACCCCGAAACGGTGCTCCTCGTCCACGATCAACAGCCCCAGGTCCCGGAAGCGCACGTCCTTGGCCAGCAGGCGGTGGGTCCCGATGACCAGGTCCACCCGGCCGGAGGCCAGCCCCTCCAGGATGCGGCGCTGTTCGCGCGGGCTGCGCAGGCGGCTGAGCGCCTCCACCGTCACCGGGTAGCCGGCCAGGCGGCTCTTGGCGGTGGCGTAGTGCTGCTCGGCCAGCAGGGTGGTGGGCACCAGGAAGGCCACCTGCTTCCCCGCCAGCACCGCCTTGAACGCAGCCCGCAGGGCCACTTCGGTCTTGCCGTAGCCTACGTCGCCGCAGAGCAGGCGGTCCATGGGCCGCGGCGCCTCCATGTCGGCCTTGATGGCCCGCAAGGCCGAGAGCTGGTCGGGGGTCTCCTCATAGGGGAAGGCCGCCTCGAAGTCCGCCTGCCAGGGGGTGTCCGGCGGAAAGGCGAAGCCGGCCTCGGTCTGACGGCGGGCGTACAGGCGGATCAGCTCCTCCGCCAGTTCCCGCACCGACCGCCGCACCCGCTCCTTGACCCGGGCCCATTCCCCGCCGCCCATGCGGGAGAGGCGAGGCTCCTGCCCCTCCACCCCCACATACTTCTGGACCAGCCCCACCTGCTCCACCGGCACGTACAGGGTGTCCTGCCCGGCGTAGGCGATGTGCAGATACTCCTTGTGGCGTCCGTCCACCTCCAGGGTGGCCAGGCCCAGGAACCGGCCGATGCCATGGGTGACGTGCACCACGTAGTCCCCGGGCTTGAGGTCGGTCAACTTGACCGCCGGCCCCCCCGGCCGCCGGCGGGCGGCCGGAAGGGGCTGCACCTCCCGGCCGCTGATCTCCCCCTGAGCCAGCACCACCAGCCCCAGTTCCGGCAGCCAGAAGCCCTCGCCCAGGAGCCCCAGCAGGAATCCCACTTCGCCCGGCACCCCCAGTCCCGGGCGCGGGTTGATGCCCCGGTCCAGCAGCTCGCGGCCCAGCACCTGCGCCTGTTCCGGGTCCCGTACCGCCAGCACCACCCGCTGCCGGGCCTTGCGCAGGCGGCCCACCTCGGCTGCAAAGCGGTCGGGCTGCCCATGCACGCGGGGGGCCGGGCGGCCGGCCAGGGCCAGCACCGCCCCGCCCTGGGTGCGGGCATGGGGCAGCAGGGACAGGTACAGGCGCGCCCGCCCGTCCAGGGCCTCCGCCCAGGCCTCGGGGTCCCCCAGGCTGGTCTCCGCCTCCACGGGCAGGATCTCCCCCCGCTCCAGGCGGGCCGCCGCCTCTTCCCGCTCCAGGGCCGCCTGCCCCCGCACCGCCTCCGCGATGCGGGGCCAGTCATCGTAGACGACCAGCGGGGGCTCCCGGAAACGCCGGGAAAGGACCACCCCCGGACCGCAGGCCGCAGCCAGGCGCTGGGCGGCGGCCCCGGCCAGGTTCCCTTCCTCCAGCTCCCGCAGCACCCGGCTGTACCGCTCCTCCAGGGCCTCAGCCTGGCTGCGCCGGCCGGTGGCCAGCAGCGCGGTCCGCGCGGTGTCCAGCTCCCCGGCAATCCGCCGGCGCACCGCCTCCAGGCGCTCCCCCTCCAGCACCGCCTCCCGGGCCGGGGCCACCCGCACCCGGTCCACCCGCTCCACGCTGGTCTGAGTGACCGGATCGAAGCGGCGCAGGGACTCGATCACCACGTCCCACCATTCAATGCGCACCGGATCCGCCCCCGGCGGCCAAACATCGAGGATGCCGCCCCGGCGGCTCATCTGGCCGGGCGCCTCCACTGCCGGCGCCGTCCGGTAGCCGAGCGCATCCAGGCGCGCCGCCACCACCTGCGGCTCCACCTCCTGCCCTGCCGTCAGCTCCAGCGCGGGGGCCCCGGCCGGCAGCAACAGCTCCCGGGCGGCCTGCACGGGTGCCACCAGAATGGCGGACCCGGCCCCTGCCACCGCGTCCAGAGCCGCCAGGCGCATGGCGGCCCATTCCCCGCTCTCGGCGCTGACCTCCCCCCAAGCAGGCGGGCGGGGCGGGAAGAAGAAGCAGGGACGGCCGGGCAGCAGCACCTCCAGCTGGGCTTGCCAGCGGCGGGCCTCCTGGGAACCGGCGGTCACCACCAGGACCGGCAGTGCCAGGTCCCGGGCCAGGGCGGCGGTGAGGAATGCCGGCAGGGACCCGGACAGGCCCGAGGCCTCCCCCCGGCCCCGGGCCAGGAGCTCCTCCCGGAAGGTGCGGTAGGCGGGATATGCTGCCCACAGGTCCAACAAGCCGGCCAGACTCGGGATCTCGGTCATACGCCTCCCCCATCACCGCCGCCCGCCCGGCCGCCCCCGGGCAGGAGGGAGGTGGCGTTGTAGCGGGTGGCAGCCTGGTCCCAGCCCCGGGTCAACACCGTTTCCACCGCTTCGGCCGCGGTGTCCACCGCCGCCTCCAGCCGCGCCCGGTCCTCCCCCCAGGGCACCCCCAGCACCCAGTCGATGACCGGCATGCGTCCCTGAGGGTGCCCGATGCCGATGCGCAGACGGGGGAACTCTTCGGTACCCAGGGCCTCAATCAGGGACTTGAGCCCGTTGTGGCCGCCGGCCGAACCGCCCGCCCGCAGCCGGATCTGCCCGGGCGCCAGGGCCAGGTCGTCCACCACCACCAGCACCGCCGCCGGCGGCCAGCCGTGGCGGCGCACCAGGGGGCCCACCGCCTGGCCGCTCAGGTTCATGAAGGTGTGAGGCTTCAACAGCAGCACCCGCCCGTTGCCGGGCACAGCCCATTCCGCCTCCTCCCCCCGCCGGGTGAGACGGAAGACCAGTCCCTGCCGCTCCGCCAAGCGGTCCAGCACCCGAAAGCCGAGGTTGTGCCGGGTCAAGCGGTACTGGGGACCGGGGTTGCCGAGCCCCACCACCAGGCGGATGGGAGCCGGACCCGGGCCGCTCATTCGAACAGCTTGGAGACCGAGAGGTCCTCATGCACGCGCATGATGGCCTCGGCCAGCAGGGGGGCGACGGAGATGATGCGGGTGCGGGCCGGCGGCGACGGCTGGGGAATGGTGTCGGTCACCAGGATCTCGGACAGGGGGGCCTCGCTCAGCACCTCCCGCGCCCGTCCGGAAAAGACGGGATGGGTGGAGGCGGCATACACCGCCCGCGCCCCCAGGTCCATGATGGCCTGGGCGGCCTTGGCCACCGTGCCGCCGGTGTCGATCATGTCGTCCACGATCACCACCGTTTTATCCCGCACCTTGCCGATGACGTTCACCACCTCGGACACATTGGGTTCCGGCCGCCGCTTGTCGACGAAGCCCAGGGGCACCCCCAGGATCTTGGCCATCTGCCGCGCCCGGAACACCCCCCCGGCATCCGGGGAGAAGATCATGAGGTTCTCCAGCCGCCGTTCGTAGATGGCCTCGGCCAGGATGCGGGCGCCCGACAGGTTGTCGACCGGGATATCGAAGAACCCCTGGATCTGGGGGGCATGCAGGTCCATAGTCAGGAGCCGCCGCGCCCCGGCTACGGTAATGAGGTTGGCCACCAGCTTAGCGGAGATCGGCTCCCGGCCCCGCTCCTTGCGGTCCTGGCGGGCGTACCCGTAAAACGGCACCACCGCGGTCACGCGCCGGGCGGAGGCCCGGCGGGCGGCATCGATAAGCAGCAGGAGTTCCATCAGGTTATCGTTTACCGGCGAGGAGGTCGGCTGCACGATAAAAACGTCGGTGCCGCGGACGTTCTCCTCCAGGCGGGCCCGGATTTCGCCGTTGGAGAAGCGGCCCACGGTCGCCGTCCCCAGCCGCATGCCTAAATGGTCGGCAATCTTTTGCGCCAGCTCGGGGTTGGCGGTGCCGGTGAAGATCTTCAACTCCCCCGCGCGTTCAAAGCTCATGGCTGCAAACGTCGTCTCCTTCCGCCTTTTCCACCCTGGCGCTTCGCACTACCGCCGGCGGGCACTCCAGCCCGGCTTGTTCTCCTGGCGGGCACGCGCGATCCCCAACGCGTCGGCCGGCACGTTTTGGGTAATGGTGGAACCGGCGGCGACATAGGCGCCGGCTCCGATTTCCACCGGCGATACCAGGTTGCTGTTGCAGCCGATGAACGCCTGATCACCGATGAACGTGCGGTGCTTTTCCTTGCCGTCAAAATTGACGATGACGGTACCCGCCCCAATATTAACACGGCTGCCGATGGTCGCATCGCCCAGATAGCTATGATGCCCGGCCTTGCTCCCGATCCCCACCTGGGTGTTCTTGAGCTCCACAAAGTTGCCGATGGCCACATCCCGGTCGAGGCGGGTCCCTGGGCGCAGATGGCTGAAGGGCCCCACCCGGGACTTGGTGCCCAGCACGCTGGATTCCACCACCGACTGCTGCACGGTCACCCCGTCGGCCAGACGGCTGTCCACAATGGTGGTCATGGGGCCGATGCGGCACTCACGTCCGATCCGGGTGCGCCCACGCAGGAAGGTCAGGGGGTAGATAATCGTATCCTGCCCCACCTCCACCGTAGGGTCCACATAGGTGGTAGCCGGATCCACCACCGTCACCCCGGCCGCCAGCAGCCGTTCCAGGGTCAGCTCCCGCAGGCGCGCCTCGGCCTGGGCCAGCTCCCGGCGGGTGTTGATCCCCATCACCAGGCCGGGGTCCTCAGCCTCCACCACCTCGACCTGCCCGCCTTCGGCCAGGATGGCCCCCAGGGCCTCGGTCAGGTAGCGCTCCTCCCCGTGCCAGGGCAGGTGGGGCAGGACCCGCCGCAGGCGCTCCACCCGCCAGACCCCGATGCCGGTGTTGACCTCGTGCACCGCACGTTCCTCGGGCGTGGCCTCCCGCTCCTCCACAATGCCCCGCACCCGGCCGGCGGCGTCGCGCAGGATGCGCCCGTACCCGCGCGGGTCCGGCATCAGGGTGGTAAGCAGGGTGACGTCCGCCCCGCTCTCCCGGTGGCGGGTCACCACCCGCCGCAGGAGGTCGGCAGGGATAAGGGGGCAGTCGGCATACAGCACCAGCACGTCCGTCACCGCCGGCCCCAGGCGCTCCACCGCCTGCATAACGGCGTCCCCGGTGCCGTGCATGGCCGGCTGTTCCACCAGCAGAGCCCGTTCCTCCAGCAGCTCGGCCAGGCGTTCCTTCTGGTAGCCCACCACCACCACCGGCCGCCCCAGTCCGGCCTCCTGCACCGCCCGCAGCACGTGCTCCACCAGCGGTTGGCCCCCCAGCTCATGCAGCGCCTTGGCCAGCCGGGAATTCATGCGGGTGCCCAGCCCCGCGGCCAGGACCACCGGCACCGTCTCCCCGGCCGCCCGCAGCTCCGGGCCCGCGCCCGTTTCCGGTCCCACGATTGCGCGCCTCCTTCGGCGGTCCGGCGGTCTTCTGGCGTCCCCCCGCCGGCCCTCCCTCCATCCTACCGGGGAGACAAAAAGAAAGGCAAGGGCGGACAAGCGCCCCTGCCGCAGGGCCACGCCTCGCTACCGGGGGGAGCCGCCCCGGCGGAAGTCGGATGACTATGAGACCTCGCTGGCGTCCTCCGCCGCCGCGCTGGTGTCCCAGAACACCTTCAGCACGGCTTCCTGAATCCGGTCGCGGGCGGATTGGGTGATGGGATGAGCAATATCCCGAAACACCCCGTCCGGCGTCTTGCGGCTGGGCATGGCCACAAACAGCCCCTTCTGCCCCTCCACCACCTTGACGTCATGGATGACGAACTCGCCGTCCAGGGTGACCGAGGCCACCGCCTTCATCTTGCCCTCGGTCTGCATCCGCCGCAGTCGTACGTCGGTAATTTCCACGCTGATCCTCCTCGCTTGCTGCCGCCTCCCGCCGCCGGGCAAGCATCGGCCGGTCAGGGGGATTACGGCTCCCGGGCCGGTAACGGAACGCGGCCAGGATTCGCTCCCAAGCGGGGAAAACCCTTCGCTTTGTCGAAATTTTGTGTCCGAATGGTTCTTTCGGGTCCCTAGGTTTTGTTCCCGCCGGTGGCCGGACTTAACACCTCTACCGGGTACCCCGCCTGGCGGAGGCTGTCGAGGATGGCGGCCACATGAGCGGCATCGCGGGTTTCCAGCACCAGGTGGACCAGGGCCTCGGTGGGGGAAAGGCCGGGGTACCACCGCTCGTGCTCCACCCGCACCACATTGGCCGCCTGGGCGGCCACCAGCTGCAACAGGCGGGAAAGCTGGCCGGGACGGTCCACCAGCACCGTCTTCAGGTGTACCTGCCGCCCCTCCTCCACCAGGCCCTTTTCGATGATGCGGGCCAGCAGGGTGACATCGATATTGCCGCCGCTGACCACGGCCGCCGCCACCGCCCCGGGGGCGGCCTTGCCCTCCAGCAACGCGGCCAGGGCGGCCGCCCCCGCCCCCTCCACCACCAGCTTGGTGCGCTCCAGCAGGAGCAGGATCGCCCGCGAAATGCTGCGCTCGTCGACGGTCACCACCTCGTCCACGTAGCGCTGCACCAGGGCGAAGGTGAGGTCTCCGGGCCGCTTGACGGCCATGCCGTCCGCCAGGGTGTGCACCGCCGGCAGGGTCACCACCCGGCCGGCCTCCAAAGAGCGCAACATGGCCGGCGCTCCTTCCGCCTGCACCCCAATCACCCGGATCTGGGGATTGACCGCCTTGACGGCCAGGGCCACCCCCGCCGCCAATCCTCCGCCCCCGATCGGCACCCAGAGGCTGTCGAGGGCCGGGCGTTCCTCCAGGATTTCCAAGGCGACCGTGCCCTGGCCGACAATGACCGCCGGATCGTCAAAAGCGGGAATGAACACCCGGCCCTCGGCCGCCGCCAGGCGATGGGCTTCGGCGTCGGATTCATCGAAGCTGTCCCCGGCCAGCGCCACCTCCGCCCCGTAGCGGCGGGTGGCCTCGATCTTGGTGAGGGAGGCGGCCTCGGGCATAACCACCGTGGCCCGGGTGCCCACCAGCTGCGCCGCCAGCGCCACCCCCTGGGCATGATTGCCGGCAGAGGCCGCCACCACGCCCCGCTCCAGTTCAGCCGGGCTCAGCTGACGCAGGCGGTTGTAGGCCCCCCGCAGTTTGAAGGACCCCGTCCGTTGCAGGTTCTCCAGCTTCAGGAAGACCCGCGCCCCTACCTGCTCGTTGATGTGCACGGACTCCTGCAGGGGGGTGCGGTAAGCCACCCCTTCCAGGGCCCGGGCGGCCGCCCGGACCTCCTCGATCCCCGGCCGGCCGGCCGCCCCGAGTCCCGATTCCGCCATGCCCTACGCCTCCGTTCCGCTTCCGGCCTCCAGCCAGCTGCGCACCCAGGGGGTCTCCCGCACCCAGGGCGGTGGCTCCTCGGCCCCTTCCCGCCATTCCAGGCAGGCCCAATACTCCGGAATGAGCTTGCGGGCGGGATCCGGGGTGGCCACCAGCACCCCCACCCCCACCACCCGGGCGTCAAACTCCCCCAGGAGGTCGGCGGCGGCCCGGGCGGTGCCACCCGCCTTCAGAAAGTCGTCCACAAACAGCACCCGTTGCCCCCGCACCGGCGACCGCCGGGCCAGGGACATGGACTGGATGCGGTGTGAGGACCCTGAAAAGTAGTTGAGGGAGAGGGAGGAGCCCTCCGAGAGGCGGTTGTCCCGGCGCAGCAGCAGCGCCGGGCGTCCCAGGGCGCGGGCGGTGGCCAGGGCCAGGGGGATGCCCTTGGTCTCCACCGTGGCCACCAGCCCCACTTCCCGGTCCTGAAAACGCGCCGCCAGCAGCTCCCCCATGGGGTCGACCAGCCGCGGGGTAAAGAGGAGGTCGGTCATGTAAAGGAAGCCTTCCGGGGTCAGCCGGTCGGGGCTGTTAAGGCGTGTGATCCACTCCGCCACCGCCCGCCCGATGCGTTCGCGATCGGGCTCCGGGCGGAAGGTGACGCCGCCTTGCGCTCCCAACTGGGTGGCGACCTGCCCCTGCCCCGCCTCCTCCAGCACCTGCCGGACCAGGAGGAGGTCCTCGCTGAGGGTGGACTTGGCTACCCCCAGCCGGCGGGCGAGGTCCGCCAGCCCCGCCTGCTCGCCGGGATGCGACACCAGGTACTGGGTCAGCAGCACCAGCCGCCGCTGGCGGTCATGCATGCCGTCCCCCCTCCTCCCCTGCCCTCAGCGCCCGCTGCCGGCCTCCGGCCCGGCCGCCGCCACCTCCAGCAGCCGCGCGGCCAGGCTGAGGTCGCCCGGCTTGTCGACATCCACCCCGATGGCCGGCTCCTCCAGGATGACCGCCCGCCCGCGGATGCCCCACCGGGCCGCCACGCGGGCCTCCACCGCGGCGATCCGCAGCCGGCCCGTCACCAGGCCCCACAACAGGCCGGGCCCGAGGTCCCGTGCCAGTTTCCAGGGATCCTTGCGGTGCCCAAGCAGGGCGCGTGCGGTCCCCTCCACCGCCAGTAGCGCCTGCGGCCGCACCAGGAACAGGTTGCCCCCCGTGAAGACCCCGTCCGCCATCCGCACCCAGGTGCGCTGCACCCCGGGATAGGCAGCCTCCACCGCCGCCCGCGGGACAATGGGGTAGACCACGTCCATCCCCACCGGGGCCGCCTCCAGAAAGCGGCTCACCACCGCCGGGGTCAGGAAAGGCAGGTCGGCGGTCGCAATCAACAGGGCCGGGGCACCCGGGTCGTGGGCCAGCACCGCCTCCAGCCCGCGGCGCAGGTTATCCCACAGGTTGTCTGCTGCCGGCAGCACGGTCAGGCCGGGGCGTTCCGGAACCGGCCCTACCGCCCACAGCCGGTCGACGCCGGGGGTAGCGGCCAGGGCATCCACCACATAGTCCACCAGGGGGCGGCCGGCCACGGGGATGAGTGCCTCCCACGCCACAGCCGGAAAGGCCTCCCGCAGCCGGCCCCGGTTGGGTTGGCCGGCCAGAATCAGGGCGTGCACGCCCTCGCCTCCTTTGTCAGGGTGCCGGGTCAGTCAGGCCCCGCAGCGGGTGAGCCGGAACCAGGGGGCCACCGGTGCCATCGCCGCCTCCAGCACCGCCGCCGCCGCGCTTCCGGGCGGGGCTTCGGGCACCAGCGCCACAAAGGTGGGCCCGCTGCCGGACAGGCCCAGCACATAACGGAGGCCGGTGGCGGCCAGGGCGGCATTCAGCCGCTCCCGGAAACCG is a genomic window containing:
- a CDS encoding NTP_transf_3 domain-containing protein codes for the protein MHALILAGQPNRGRLREAFPAVAWEALIPVAGRPLVDYVVDALAATPGVDRLWAVGPVPERPGLTVLPAADNLWDNLRRGLEAVLAHDPGAPALLIATADLPFLTPAVVSRFLEAAPVGMDVVYPIVPRAAVEAAYPGVQRTWVRMADGVFTGGNLFLVRPQALLAVEGTARALLGHRKDPWKLARDLGPGLLWGLVTGRLRIAAVEARVAARWGIRGRAVILEEPAIGVDVDKPGDLSLAARLLEVAAAGPEAGSGR
- the purR gene encoding transcriptional regulator of the purine biosynthesis operon (PurR-pRpp) (Evidence 2a : Function from experimental evidences in other organisms; PubMedId : 11591660, 12837783, 12837784, 15629952, 16163456, 27329548; Product type r : regulator) gives rise to the protein MHDRQRRLVLLTQYLVSHPGEQAGLADLARRLGVAKSTLSEDLLLVRQVLEEAGQGQVATQLGAQGGVTFRPEPDRERIGRAVAEWITRLNSPDRLTPEGFLYMTDLLFTPRLVDPMGELLAARFQDREVGLVATVETKGIPLALATARALGRPALLLRRDNRLSEGSSLSLNYFSGSSHRIQSMSLARRSPVRGQRVLFVDDFLKAGGTARAAADLLGEFDARVVGVGVLVATPDPARKLIPEYWACLEWREGAEEPPPWVRETPWVRSWLEAGSGTEA